A DNA window from Herpetosiphonaceae bacterium contains the following coding sequences:
- the scpB gene encoding SMC-Scp complex subunit ScpB, with protein sequence MTEALEAEPFAPGVEAEFGPKQLVESLLFVAAEPVPVRDLARAIGLPLAAIEAVLEQLMREYRCRGIRLMRHNDHVQLVSAPEAATVVERFLGVHTSAPRLSNAALETLAIVAYKQPITRSGIEAVRGVDSSGAVRTLLQRGLIVEVGRLQAVGRPMLYGTTEEFLKQFGLPSVAHLPPMEFPDTEREPPHAASNGAAAAVEQTG encoded by the coding sequence ATGACCGAAGCGCTGGAAGCTGAGCCGTTCGCGCCCGGCGTCGAAGCCGAATTTGGCCCCAAGCAACTGGTCGAAAGCCTGCTCTTCGTTGCAGCGGAGCCGGTGCCGGTGCGCGATCTGGCGCGGGCCATCGGGCTGCCGCTGGCGGCGATCGAGGCCGTGCTGGAGCAGTTGATGCGCGAGTACCGCTGCCGGGGTATCCGCCTCATGCGCCACAACGATCATGTCCAGCTCGTCTCCGCGCCGGAGGCCGCCACGGTGGTCGAGCGTTTCCTGGGCGTGCATACCAGCGCGCCCCGGCTATCGAATGCGGCGCTGGAAACCCTGGCGATCGTGGCCTACAAACAGCCGATCACGCGCTCCGGCATCGAGGCGGTGCGTGGCGTTGATTCGTCGGGCGCGGTGCGGACTCTGCTCCAGCGTGGGTTGATCGTCGAGGTGGGGCGGCTTCAGGCTGTTGGCCGTCCCATGCTCTACGGCACGACCGAGGAGTTTCTCAAGCAGTTTGGCCTGCCTAGCGTGGCGCATCTCCCACCTATGGAATTTCCCGACACCGAGCGCGAGCCGCCGCACGCCGCGTCGAACGGCGCGGCTGCCGCTGTTGAGCAGACGGGTTGA
- a CDS encoding DUF3105 domain-containing protein, with protein sequence MATRPGGAPRPNPAVRGREVPQKRSFPLVPVLIGVGLLIVLAAGAWLIFGGSGGVPAAEKSPGSPVDVLPSREHVPDGTAVEYSTNPPTSGDHWGQAATWGIYPTRAPADERLVHNLEHGGVIISYNPAKVDEATVEKLRELARDLRKQRPCLVLTPRDSIQDDKPIALTAWGVMALLDSYDEAGIRAFWRDHVANGPEFPKGQCG encoded by the coding sequence ATGGCGACACGTCCAGGGGGCGCACCGCGCCCTAATCCCGCAGTTCGCGGTCGGGAAGTTCCCCAGAAGCGCTCTTTTCCCCTCGTTCCGGTCCTGATTGGCGTTGGTCTTTTGATTGTGCTTGCGGCTGGTGCCTGGCTGATCTTCGGCGGCAGCGGCGGCGTTCCGGCTGCCGAGAAGTCGCCGGGCAGCCCCGTCGATGTGCTGCCGTCGCGCGAGCACGTGCCCGACGGCACCGCCGTGGAGTACAGCACCAATCCGCCGACCTCCGGCGATCACTGGGGGCAAGCCGCGACCTGGGGCATCTATCCCACGCGCGCACCGGCGGATGAGCGGCTGGTGCATAATCTGGAGCATGGCGGTGTGATCATTAGCTACAATCCCGCCAAGGTGGACGAGGCGACTGTCGAAAAGCTGAGAGAGCTGGCCCGCGATCTGCGCAAGCAGCGCCCCTGCCTGGTGCTGACGCCGCGCGACAGCATTCAGGACGATAAGCCGATCGCGCTCACGGCCTGGGGTGTAATGGCGCTGCTCGACAGCTACGACGAGGCCGGAATCCGCGCGTTCTGGCGCGATCATGTGGCGAATGGGCCTGAGTTCCCTAAGGGACAGTGCGGCTAG
- the der gene encoding ribosome biogenesis GTPase Der — protein MPQPIVAIVGRPNVGKSTLFNKLVGERRAIVEDEPGTTRDRLYGESEWHGREFTIVDTAGILPGEEDEATASIAEIVRATRAQAQLAIDEADAILFLVDVKQGITAADEEVAEMLRQTSKPVILGVNKADSLERVQNAVEFWNLGLGEPIPLSAYHGTGTGELLDALYEALPPFEEDPDEEYALKIAIVGRPNVGKSSLLNRLLGTERVVVSDVPGTTRDTIDTVLEYNGEKILLIDTAGIRRRGRIDQGIEKYSVLRALRAIERADIALLMIDATEGVTAQDAHIAGMVLDAYKGIAVLVNKWDAIEKDNETFEAWNNHVRAALHFIPYAPLLFISAKTGQRVEKLLELALLINGERNTRISTGKLNTILREAVRAHPPSSIHKGAHLRIFYATQAQVAPPVFLFFSNAPQEIHFGYKRYLENRIREQYPFVGTPIILVFKSREE, from the coding sequence ATGCCACAACCAATCGTTGCGATCGTCGGACGGCCCAACGTCGGCAAGTCGACGCTCTTCAATAAGCTGGTCGGCGAGCGACGCGCGATCGTCGAGGACGAGCCCGGCACCACGCGCGACCGACTCTACGGTGAGTCGGAATGGCACGGGCGCGAGTTTACGATCGTCGATACCGCCGGTATTCTGCCAGGCGAGGAAGACGAGGCGACCGCCTCGATAGCGGAGATCGTGCGGGCCACACGCGCCCAGGCGCAGCTTGCGATCGACGAGGCCGACGCGATCCTGTTTCTGGTCGACGTTAAGCAGGGCATCACCGCCGCCGACGAAGAGGTCGCCGAGATGCTGCGCCAGACGAGCAAGCCCGTGATCCTGGGCGTCAACAAAGCCGACTCGCTGGAGCGGGTGCAGAATGCGGTCGAGTTTTGGAACCTGGGCCTGGGCGAGCCGATCCCGCTGAGCGCCTACCACGGCACCGGCACGGGCGAGCTGCTGGATGCGCTCTACGAGGCGCTGCCGCCGTTCGAGGAAGATCCCGATGAGGAGTACGCGCTCAAGATCGCGATCGTCGGGCGGCCCAACGTCGGCAAGTCGAGCCTGCTCAACCGCCTGCTGGGCACCGAGCGCGTCGTGGTCAGCGATGTGCCGGGCACCACCCGCGATACGATCGACACGGTGCTTGAGTACAACGGCGAGAAGATCCTGCTGATCGATACCGCCGGTATCCGGCGACGGGGCCGCATCGACCAGGGCATCGAGAAGTATAGCGTGCTGCGGGCGCTGCGGGCGATCGAGCGCGCCGACATCGCGCTGCTGATGATCGATGCGACCGAGGGCGTGACCGCTCAGGACGCGCATATCGCCGGGATGGTGCTGGATGCGTATAAGGGCATCGCGGTGCTGGTCAACAAGTGGGACGCGATCGAAAAAGATAACGAGACGTTTGAAGCCTGGAACAACCATGTCCGCGCCGCGCTACACTTCATTCCGTACGCGCCGCTGCTGTTCATCTCGGCCAAGACCGGCCAGCGCGTCGAGAAGCTTCTAGAGCTGGCGCTCCTGATCAACGGCGAGCGCAACACGCGCATCTCGACCGGCAAGCTGAATACGATCTTGCGCGAGGCCGTTCGGGCGCATCCGCCCTCGTCGATCCACAAGGGCGCGCATCTGCGGATCTTTTACGCCACGCAGGCGCAGGTCGCGCCGCCGGTCTTTTTGTTTTTCTCGAACGCGCCGCAGGAGATTCACTTCGGCTACAAGCGCTATCTGGAAAATCGTATTCGTGAGCAGTACCCATTCGTGGGCACGCCCATTATCCTGGTCTTCAAGAGTCGCGAGGAGTAA